From a single Silene latifolia isolate original U9 population chromosome 6, ASM4854445v1, whole genome shotgun sequence genomic region:
- the LOC141587961 gene encoding protein FAR1-RELATED SEQUENCE 6-like, with the protein MSIETGLMQFMKQYEDAIEKKVEDEKVNKAKDIKSPLKWDPMILFEDIFSKVYINSKFGEVKTEVYGCISTNIETLPNSLGFIKRFRATSKVTEAFWKKDRRSFEVSIDTITGEYKCGCKMFEFRGILCCHIMKCLDVLDVKVIPDKYILDRWRKDLVRGYENIRVGYYNPNESERVKRSLEITVKK; encoded by the coding sequence ATGAGCATAGAAACCGGCCTGATGCAATTCATGAAGCAGTACGAGGATGCCATAGAGAAAAAGGTGGAGGACGAGAAAGTCAATAAAGCCAAAGACATTAAGAGCCCACTTAAATGGGATCCCATGATATTATTCGAGGATATCTTTAGTAAGGTCTACATAAACAGTAAATTCGGAGAGGTGAAAACTGAGGTATATGGTTGTATAAGCACCAACATCGAAACTCTTCCAAATAGTTTGGGTTTCATCAAGAGGTTTAGGGCCACATCAAAAGTGACAGAAGCATTTTGGAAGAAAGATCGAAGAAGTTTTGAAGTGAGTATTGACACAATCACTGGTGAGTATAAATGTGGTTGTAAGATGTTTGAATTTAGAGGGATCTTATGTTGCCATATCATGAAATGTCTTGATGTGTTGGACGTAAAAGTTATCCCAGACAAATACATATTGGATCGCTGGCGCAAGGATTTGGTTAGAGGATACGAAAATATTCGGGTTGGGTACTACAACCCGAATGAGTCAGAACGTGTTAAAAGGTCTCTTGAGATAACGGTaaaaaaatga
- the LOC141587962 gene encoding protein FAR1-RELATED SEQUENCE 5-like, translating into MSNSFDLNALYIEEEGENEVIDENDTTTELLRHAAHVLEGNEDNQPSIEPTIGAEFESGEQFAAFCYTYAYKTGFELHVRSSQLLAPFKEQELNHDTGKFVTCTSKLVHNHDLNPEVSRHVVNYRHISEYFKTRLMLNDRAGILITRNFNTLVREVGEIHNLHFNGQDARNFNNNERRKSRFRGDTKEVLNYFEGLKAQNPDFYYAVERDADNKLLNIFWSDARCRAMYKAFGDPSSFDSTFLSNRYQMPFCPFVGVNHHGSTIFYAAALISYEDTESFEWVFEKWMKFMGRAPTVLITDQCKAMEGAIKKVFPETKHRFMPLAYSSKRG; encoded by the exons ATGTCGAATAGTTTTGATTTAAATGCTTTGTATATCGAGGAGGAGGGAGAAAACGAAGTCATTGACGAGAATGACACAACCACTGAATTGTTACGGCATGCAGCACATGTTCTGGAAGGTAATGAAGACAATCAACCATCTATTGAGCCTACGATTGGTGCGGAATTTGAATCAGGTGAACAGTTTGCCGCTTTCTGTTATACTTACGCTTATAAGACGGGGTTTGAACTTCATGTTCGTAGTAGCCAACTTTTGGCTCCATTCAAGGAGCAGGAG TTAAATCACGACACTGGGAAATTTGTAACCTGTACTTCTAAATTGGTACATAATCACGATTTGAATCCTGAAGTTAGCCGGCATGTAGTCAATTATAGGCACATAAGCGAATATTTCAAGACCAGGTTGATGTTGAACGACAGAGCTGGCATATTAATTACCCGGAACTTCAACACATTAGTTAGGGAGGTTGGAGAGATTCATAATCTACATTTCAATGGGCAGGACGCGAGAAACTTCAACAACAACGAACGTCGCAAAAGTAGATTTCGTGGTGACACTAAAGAGGTCTTAAATTATTTCGAGGGCTTAAAAGCGCAGAATCCAGATTTTTACTACGCTGTTGAAAGGGACGCGGATAATAAGCTGTTGAATATTTTTTGGTCTGATGCACGATGTCGTGCCATGTACAAGGCTTTTGGTGACCCATCGTCGTTTGATAGTACATTTCTAAGCAACAGGTACCAGATGCCTTTCTGTCCATTCGTTGGAGTTAATCATCATGGAAGTACAATATTTTATGCAGCGGCTTTAATTTCATACGAAGACACCGAGTCATTCGAGTGGGTGTTTGAGAAGTGGATGAAATTTATGGGGAGAGCTCCGACCGTCTTAATAACTGATCAATGTAAAGCAATGGAGGGGGCAATCAAGAAAGTGTTCCCGGAAACTAAACATAGATTTATGCCTTTGGCATATTCTTCAAAACGCGGATAA